The following proteins come from a genomic window of Crassostrea angulata isolate pt1a10 chromosome 1, ASM2561291v2, whole genome shotgun sequence:
- the LOC128168181 gene encoding cysteine sulfinic acid decarboxylase-like, translated as MKSIGTSLARAALRKLKIDLAKISQPRLISSMASKDREDAFSNPDVQQMLLNLHHSMVKTLIDSETKELPVCNFKQPEELLKALDLEIGKEPASNDTILDACKSVMDYSIKTASPRFMNQLYSGINPSCLAGSWVTEVLNTNLHTYEVAPVFVMMEKYMMRKLSKLVGYDNGDGVLCPGGSFANMLGMHLARVQIDPDIKSKGMGNNKKMVLFASSEAHYSIAKGASFLGFGESNVVRVETDKIGMMKPDVLDQKIQECIQQGNIPAFVMATTGSTVLGSCDDLNAVADVCEKHGVWMHVDAAWGGGVILSEKYKHLMNGVHRSNSVAWNIHKMSTGLVQCSIFLTKSSGMMEECNRFNAEYLFQPDKHYDVSYDIGDKTVQCGRKVDILKLWTLWKSRGDNGMAKQTDNAFENAKYLVDQIKKREGFRLVLPEFQCPNICFWYIPSRLRNKEENADWWKEVSKIAPQIKRKIMEDGSMMIGYNPLTTKGYVNFFRVIITNPMTTPQDMDFILDEMDRIGHAL; from the exons ATGAAGTCTATTGGAACATCGCTAGCGAG AGCTGcgttaagaaaattaaaaatcgaTTTAGCGAAAATCAGTCAACCTCGACTTATTTCAAGCATGGCATCCAAAGATCGAG AGGATGCGTTTTCAAATCCAGACGTACAACAAATGCTATTGAATTTGCATCACTCCATGGTCAAAACCCTGATAGACTCAGAAACCAAGGAACTACCCGTCTGTAACTTTAAGCAACCGGAGGAACTACTT AAAGCACTTGatcttgaaatcggaaaagaGCCCGCTAGCAATGACACTATACTGGATGCATGCAAGAGTGTTATGGATTATAGTATTAAAACAG CTAGTCCACGTTTTATGAACCAGCTATATAGTGGAATAAACCCGAGCTGCCTAGCAGGATCATGGGTGACAGAGGTGTTGAATACCAATCT ACATACATATGAAGTTGCACCTGTCTTCGTTATGATGGAGAAGTATATGATGCGAAAACTTTCAAAACTGGTTGGATATGACAACGGCGATGGAGTACTATGTCCAG GTGGATCGTTTGCAAATATGCTTGGAATGCATTTAGCAAGAGTTCAGATAGATCCTGACATCAAATCCAAAGGGATGgggaataacaaaaaaatggttttgtttGCGTCATCGGAG GCGCATTATTCTATTGCAAAAGGGGCTAGCTTTCTCGGATTTGGAGAAAGTAATGTCGTGAGAGTAGAAACTGACAAAATAGGAATGATGAAACCGGATGTTTTGGACCAGAAAATACAAGAATGTATTCAACAG GGAAATATACCAGCTTTTGTAATGGCAACGACGGGATCAACTGTATTAGGATCATGTGATGATCTGAATGCTGTAGCTGATGTGTGTGAAAAACATGGCGTCTGGATGCACGTCGAT gCTGCATGGGGCGGAGGTGTAATTTTATCAGAGAAATACAAACATCTTATGAATGGAGTCCACAG atcaaacTCTGTGGCATGGAACATTCACAAAATGAGTACTGGTCTCGTCCAATGttcaatctttttaacgaaGTCAAGC GGTATGATGGAAGAATGCAACAGGTTCAACGCCGAGTACTTGTTCCAGCCAGACAAGCACTACGACGTCTCCTATGATATTG GGGATAAAACAGTGCAATGCGGACGTAAAGTGGACATCCTAAAGCTTTGGACGTTGTGGAAGTCACGTGGGGACAATGGGATGGCAAAACAAACAGACAACGCCTTTGAAAACGCAAA GTATCTCGTGGATCAAATAAAGAAAAGAGAAGGATTCCGTTTAGTTCTCCCAGAG tttcagtgtccaaacatttgtttttggTACATACCCTCAAGACTCCGTAATAAGGAAGAAAATGCAGATTGGTGGAAGGAAGTTTCAAAG ATTGCTCctcaaattaaaagaaaaataatggaaGACGGATCAATGATGATTGGATATAATCCTCTTACAACAAAAGGATACGTCAATTTCTTTCGTGTAATTATCACGAATCCGATGACTACCCCACAAGACATGGATTTCATTCTGGACGAAATGGATCGCATTGGTCATGCACTGTAA